Proteins encoded together in one Campylobacter concisus window:
- a CDS encoding S8 family peptidase — translation MKRSVSSKKCILLSVACCTLLLANQLSASEQHRGKFGDIKSWQSNEYKADWGLVSMNAAVAYALGATGKGVTLGVMDSGVLLSHPEFSDGRVSALKVSGSYYKDGQRYPDTEYGNSPLVGKGSDKKNKKDFGDFKKGEEFSIDGDWIAGVNDSHGTHVAGTIAASRDGVGMHGVAFDAKLIMGNTGGTDGMTYGPNQDYNFFLNSYEGLAKSGARAINNSWGSNRKFYKAYEGATGYDGNNNLDIKDLDAAYKSYYPFVVNGKNFLDAAYEVATRYGVIQIFTAGNRDGMKESYTRAMLPYFRPDAEKYWLNITGQLEGDTQRYNTPGHSKWWSVAAPAKPIYSTVVDLTTGKADYGTKGGTSMAAPHVTGALGVIMQRYPYMNNAQIREVLLTTARQVHDDFKEPADTRKISGFSAALGVPDERWGWGVVDLYKAMFGPGQLLGVFDVNLNSDDIYSNNISDVAIKFRKTEDDAEAKIWTERKAELEKIANLTPEQKAELEIGNARERARELRASEGYEGTLIKRGQGTLSLAGDNSYTGKTIIKGGKITALNQSLKSSDVIVENGGALEIVREMSVPKVSRNKFTLQLSLGEVTKKSSNDVVKATIKSGGSYIVSNGASNLDLNFEKNSFINISEPSLEIMQRLYNDSTKSKTFTATGNFKGYEDTISREYAFFDLDKNYNDNKLELTLKKSKNTMTSIAASDNQKKVAQLIESTASRPALLPSPFRSRPAVITSDLYRHFIYTTPKEAKQTLKTFANEANLAQHNAFLLESIMLKNAVINHESDPFGIRASDSNGMKFWSNTMFDAMKFNDIKANYMTQLFGFDGSVNDAFVLGGVLGASTEKVKEDGDDAYKTKGKSIGIYGKSEIASTKLDLGVLYTDAKRKTQNGATIASFYSNDHIKSKEKALNAYANLALTSFNTENFSLNPYVGASYLRMKTDSTSQNVGIFKMDVDEKTRNLGIFSLGLNPSVPFSLGSTKMKFEADLAYNRLVGDTKPTIGVNVANAGYLELEGKEVKNLSTASLGIKANVYKNVNLGLSYTGAFAKDVRSNSVNAKFEILF, via the coding sequence ATGAAAAGATCCGTTTCAAGCAAAAAGTGCATCCTTTTAAGTGTTGCTTGCTGCACTCTTTTGCTTGCTAATCAGCTAAGTGCTAGCGAGCAACACAGAGGTAAATTTGGCGATATAAAAAGCTGGCAGAGCAATGAGTACAAAGCCGACTGGGGTTTAGTGAGCATGAACGCAGCCGTTGCATATGCTCTTGGAGCAACTGGCAAAGGCGTAACGCTTGGAGTTATGGACTCTGGTGTGCTACTTAGCCATCCAGAATTTAGTGATGGCAGAGTAAGTGCGCTAAAGGTTTCTGGTAGCTACTATAAAGATGGTCAAAGATACCCTGACACCGAGTATGGCAACTCACCATTAGTCGGAAAAGGCAGCGATAAAAAAAATAAAAAAGACTTTGGTGACTTTAAAAAAGGTGAAGAATTTAGCATAGATGGTGACTGGATAGCTGGAGTAAACGACTCTCACGGCACTCACGTAGCTGGCACGATAGCTGCGTCAAGAGATGGCGTGGGCATGCACGGCGTAGCATTTGATGCAAAACTTATAATGGGCAATACCGGCGGCACTGACGGCATGACATATGGTCCAAATCAAGACTACAACTTCTTTTTAAATTCTTACGAAGGGCTAGCAAAGAGTGGAGCTAGAGCGATAAATAACAGCTGGGGTTCAAACCGTAAATTTTACAAAGCCTACGAAGGTGCTACTGGGTATGATGGCAACAATAACCTAGATATCAAAGATCTTGATGCTGCATATAAAAGCTACTATCCATTTGTAGTAAATGGCAAAAATTTCTTAGATGCAGCCTATGAGGTCGCTACAAGATATGGCGTCATCCAAATTTTTACTGCTGGCAACAGAGACGGGATGAAAGAGTCATATACAAGAGCGATGCTTCCATACTTTAGACCTGATGCTGAGAAGTACTGGCTAAACATCACTGGTCAGCTAGAGGGCGACACGCAGCGTTACAATACACCTGGCCACTCAAAATGGTGGAGCGTGGCAGCACCTGCAAAACCTATATACTCAACCGTCGTTGATCTAACAACTGGCAAGGCAGACTACGGCACAAAAGGCGGCACATCAATGGCAGCTCCACACGTCACTGGCGCACTTGGTGTTATCATGCAAAGATACCCATATATGAATAACGCTCAGATAAGAGAGGTGCTACTAACTACTGCAAGGCAAGTTCATGATGACTTCAAAGAGCCAGCCGATACTAGAAAAATTTCAGGCTTTAGTGCTGCGCTTGGAGTGCCTGATGAGCGCTGGGGCTGGGGCGTAGTGGATCTATATAAGGCGATGTTTGGACCAGGTCAGCTTCTAGGAGTGTTTGATGTAAATTTAAATAGCGATGATATCTACTCAAACAACATAAGCGATGTGGCTATCAAATTTAGAAAAACAGAAGATGATGCAGAGGCTAAAATTTGGACCGAGCGCAAGGCTGAGCTAGAAAAAATAGCAAATTTAACACCAGAGCAAAAAGCTGAACTTGAGATAGGTAACGCTAGAGAAAGAGCAAGAGAGCTAAGGGCAAGTGAGGGCTACGAAGGTACTCTTATAAAAAGAGGTCAAGGCACACTAAGCCTAGCAGGAGACAACTCTTACACTGGCAAGACCATAATAAAAGGCGGCAAGATCACAGCTCTTAATCAATCTCTAAAATCAAGCGACGTGATAGTAGAAAATGGCGGCGCACTAGAAATTGTAAGAGAAATGAGCGTGCCAAAGGTTAGTAGAAATAAATTTACCTTGCAACTATCTTTAGGAGAAGTGACCAAAAAAAGCTCAAATGACGTAGTAAAAGCCACTATAAAATCAGGCGGTAGCTACATCGTCTCAAACGGCGCTTCAAATTTGGATCTAAACTTTGAAAAAAACTCATTTATAAACATAAGTGAGCCAAGCTTAGAGATCATGCAAAGGCTCTATAACGACAGCACAAAATCAAAAACATTTACTGCAACTGGAAATTTCAAAGGCTATGAAGATACCATTTCAAGAGAGTATGCATTTTTTGATCTTGATAAAAACTACAATGACAACAAGCTAGAGCTTACTCTTAAAAAATCAAAAAATACAATGACAAGCATCGCAGCTAGTGACAACCAAAAGAAAGTTGCACAACTAATAGAAAGCACAGCTAGCAGGCCAGCGCTACTTCCTTCGCCATTTAGAAGCAGGCCAGCAGTTATCACAAGCGATCTTTATAGACACTTCATCTACACTACACCAAAAGAGGCAAAACAAACTCTAAAAACATTTGCAAATGAGGCAAATTTAGCTCAGCACAATGCATTTTTGCTAGAAAGCATTATGCTTAAAAATGCAGTCATCAACCACGAATCTGACCCATTTGGCATAAGAGCAAGCGACTCAAATGGTATGAAATTTTGGTCAAATACCATGTTTGACGCTATGAAATTTAATGACATAAAAGCAAACTATATGACACAGCTTTTTGGATTTGACGGCAGTGTAAATGACGCATTTGTACTTGGCGGCGTTCTTGGTGCTAGCACAGAAAAAGTAAAAGAAGACGGCGATGATGCTTATAAGACAAAAGGCAAAAGCATCGGCATCTACGGCAAAAGCGAGATCGCTAGCACTAAACTAGACCTTGGAGTACTATACACAGATGCTAAGCGCAAAACTCAAAATGGTGCAACAATTGCAAGCTTTTACTCAAACGATCATATAAAAAGCAAAGAAAAAGCGCTTAATGCTTATGCAAATTTAGCCCTAACTAGCTTTAATACAGAAAATTTCTCACTAAATCCTTATGTGGGTGCAAGCTATCTACGCATGAAAACTGATAGCACAAGCCAAAATGTAGGAATTTTCAAAATGGATGTTGATGAAAAAACTAGAAATTTAGGCATTTTTAGCCTTGGTCTAAACCCTAGCGTACCATTTAGCCTAGGTAGCACCAAGATGAAATTTGAAGCTGATCTAGCATACAACAGACTAGTTGGCGACACAAAACCAACAATCGGCGTAAATGTCGCAAATGCTGGATATCTAGAGTTAGAGGGCAAAGAGGTTAAAAACCTTAGCACAGCTAGCCTTGGCATAAAAGCAAATGTCTATAAAAATGTAAATTTAGGCCTTTCTTACACTGGAGCTTTTGCTAAAGATGTAAGATCAAACAGCGTAAATGCTAAATTTGAGATATTGTTTTAG
- the ilvA gene encoding threonine ammonia-lyase: MVSLNKIIQAKITIGHFVNKTPFALSAKLSKILGANVYLKEENLQRTGAYKIRGAYNKIASLSEEERKRGVVAASAGNHAQGVAISAKEFGVHACIVMPESTPLLKVAGTKDLGAEVILKGDNFDEAYEFAVNYAKEKDMTFVHPFNDEYVMAGQGTVGLEMLDEISDLDMVVVPVGGGGLASGVASCIKQVNPKTKVVCVGAKGAPAMFNSYGAKKSINSKSVRTIADGIAVRDASEITLKNIVECVDEFVQVDDEEIATAILFLLETQKIVVEGAGAAGVAALMHDKIKFKKGAKIGVVLSGGNIDVQVLSIIIEKGLIKSHRKMTLQITLVDKPGALMSLTDSLKSANANIVKIDYDRFSTKLDYGDASITITLETKGLEHQEKIKDTLNKNGFSFTQLF; the protein is encoded by the coding sequence ATGGTTTCATTAAACAAAATAATCCAAGCAAAGATAACGATCGGTCACTTTGTAAATAAAACTCCGTTTGCGCTAAGTGCAAAACTTAGCAAAATTTTAGGCGCAAATGTCTATTTGAAAGAAGAAAATTTACAAAGAACGGGCGCATATAAGATAAGAGGTGCGTATAACAAAATAGCTAGCCTAAGTGAGGAGGAGCGAAAACGTGGCGTCGTGGCTGCAAGCGCTGGCAATCACGCTCAAGGCGTGGCGATAAGCGCAAAAGAATTTGGCGTGCATGCTTGTATCGTCATGCCAGAATCAACCCCGCTTCTAAAGGTAGCTGGCACGAAGGATCTTGGCGCTGAAGTGATCTTAAAAGGTGATAACTTTGATGAGGCGTATGAATTTGCAGTAAATTACGCCAAAGAAAAAGATATGACCTTTGTTCATCCGTTTAACGATGAGTACGTCATGGCAGGGCAGGGCACTGTGGGTCTTGAGATGCTTGATGAGATAAGCGACCTTGATATGGTTGTAGTGCCAGTTGGCGGTGGTGGCTTAGCTAGCGGCGTGGCAAGCTGTATAAAACAAGTAAATCCAAAAACTAAAGTCGTTTGCGTCGGCGCAAAGGGCGCTCCAGCTATGTTTAATAGCTACGGCGCTAAAAAGAGCATAAACTCAAAGTCAGTTCGCACAATAGCTGATGGTATCGCTGTGCGTGATGCGAGCGAGATAACGCTTAAAAATATCGTTGAGTGCGTGGATGAGTTTGTGCAGGTCGATGATGAGGAGATCGCAACTGCGATTTTGTTCTTGCTAGAGACGCAAAAGATCGTAGTTGAGGGAGCTGGCGCAGCTGGCGTGGCAGCACTCATGCATGATAAGATCAAATTTAAAAAAGGCGCAAAGATAGGCGTGGTGCTAAGTGGCGGAAATATCGATGTTCAGGTGCTTTCTATCATCATCGAAAAGGGTCTTATCAAGTCTCACCGCAAGATGACCTTGCAAATCACACTTGTAGATAAGCCAGGAGCGCTCATGAGCCTAACTGATAGCCTAAAATCAGCAAATGCAAACATCGTCAAGATCGACTACGACCGCTTCTCTACTAAGCTTGACTACGGCGATGCAAGCATCACTATCACGCTTGAGACAAAGGGTCTTGAGCATCAAGAAAAGATCAAAGATACGCTTAATAAAAACGGCTTTTCTTTCACTCAACTCTTCTAA
- the trmA gene encoding tRNA (uridine(54)-C5)-methyltransferase TrmA, producing MDCKYLKECGSCTLFTPYSEQISFKTDLIKQNFSHFYEGKFDVFSSSPKHYRTRAEFGIWHEGSKLSYTMHASEKGKKVFIDECPKVCEQISHLMTRLLESLQDDEILRTKLFGVEFISCKSGILVTLLYHKKLDSEFEAAMKTLANKLAVTILARSRGQKLLSGELNLIDELNVGGQIYKFSLSENAFIQPNRAVNEKMIAWAKECVQSGDDLLELYCGHGNFTIPLSFKFKNVLATEISKSSIANALKNCELNGAKNIKFLRMDADELMSAFAGVREFNRLKEINLSDFNFSHVLVDPPRAGLSESVINFIKKFKNIIYISCNPETLKENLNELTKSHKVIKFALFDQFANTHHIECGVLLEAKDKF from the coding sequence TTGGACTGCAAATACCTAAAAGAGTGCGGATCATGCACTCTTTTTACCCCTTATAGTGAGCAAATTTCATTTAAAACTGATCTTATTAAGCAAAATTTCTCCCACTTTTACGAGGGTAAATTTGATGTTTTTAGCTCAAGCCCAAAGCACTACCGCACGAGGGCTGAGTTTGGCATCTGGCATGAGGGCAGCAAGCTTAGCTATACGATGCACGCAAGCGAGAAGGGCAAAAAGGTCTTCATAGATGAGTGCCCAAAGGTTTGCGAGCAAATTTCACATCTCATGACAAGGCTACTTGAGAGCTTGCAAGATGATGAAATTTTACGCACGAAGCTTTTTGGAGTGGAGTTTATCTCTTGTAAAAGCGGCATTTTGGTTACGCTGCTTTATCACAAAAAGCTTGATAGTGAGTTTGAAGCGGCGATGAAAACTCTAGCTAACAAGCTTGCTGTCACCATACTAGCAAGATCTCGCGGGCAAAAGCTGCTAAGCGGTGAGCTAAATTTGATAGATGAGCTAAATGTTGGAGGGCAAATTTATAAATTTAGCCTAAGTGAAAATGCCTTTATCCAGCCAAATAGAGCTGTAAATGAAAAGATGATAGCTTGGGCGAAAGAGTGCGTGCAAAGTGGCGATGACTTGCTGGAACTCTACTGCGGACATGGAAATTTTACCATCCCGCTTTCGTTTAAATTTAAAAACGTCCTTGCCACTGAAATTTCAAAAAGCTCGATCGCAAATGCCCTTAAAAACTGCGAGCTAAATGGGGCTAAAAATATCAAATTTTTGCGTATGGACGCTGATGAGCTGATGAGTGCATTTGCTGGCGTTAGGGAATTTAATAGGCTAAAAGAGATAAATTTAAGCGACTTTAACTTCTCACACGTCCTTGTTGATCCGCCTCGTGCAGGACTTAGTGAAAGCGTCATAAATTTCATCAAAAAATTCAAAAACATCATCTATATCTCGTGCAATCCAGAGACATTAAAAGAAAATCTAAATGAGCTTACTAAAAGCCATAAAGTGATAAAATTTGCGCTCTTTGATCAGTTTGCTAACACTCATCACATCGAGTGCGGCGTGCTACTAGAGGCAAAAGATAAATTTTAA
- a CDS encoding Na+/H+ antiporter NhaC family protein yields the protein MRQILLLLFFSAVLFGVDPEVAKRNAQIYGVFTLIPPVVAIALAFITKDVILSLFIGVFSGTFLINIVNENVFMGIIKGFTGIVSRVVESMADSTDAGILLQVLCIGGVVALITKMGGTKAVALWLSKKAKTGVSAQISTWLMGIFVFFDDYANALIVGPIMRPISDKFKISREKLAFIIDATAAPIAGIAIISTWVGLEVSLIEKGYELIGETGINAYSIFIETIPYRFYNLFILFFIVCTALMQREYGPMLAAERRARRGELHSGKTQIQDLEDKTLEPKEGVKLSASNAIVPLLVLVIGAFTSFYFSGLAALEGDTLKNALANPLSFSTFKDTFGAADSATSLFQAALLASIVAITMGVWRKIFDVKEAISTWVKGWKTMIITVVILLLAWSLSAVIKELGTSRYLVDLLSDSTPKFILPVAVFILGSFISFSTGTSYGTMGILMPLAIPLAYAVGKNYGLDGDAMHAYMIVNISSVLTGAIFGDHCSPISDTTILSSMGAGCSHIDHVSTQMIYALSVCAVCVLVGYLPVALGLSVWIALPCGFLAIWALVRFVGKKVEEKAA from the coding sequence GTGAGACAAATTTTATTGTTACTATTTTTTAGTGCCGTACTTTTTGGCGTTGATCCAGAAGTCGCCAAAAGAAACGCACAAATTTACGGCGTTTTCACGCTTATACCGCCAGTTGTGGCCATAGCGCTTGCCTTTATCACAAAAGACGTTATATTGTCGCTATTTATCGGTGTTTTTAGCGGAACTTTTCTTATAAATATCGTTAATGAAAATGTCTTTATGGGCATCATCAAAGGCTTTACTGGCATCGTTTCAAGAGTGGTTGAGTCGATGGCTGATAGCACCGATGCTGGCATCTTGCTTCAAGTGCTTTGTATAGGCGGTGTGGTCGCACTTATCACAAAGATGGGCGGCACAAAGGCGGTTGCTCTTTGGCTTAGCAAAAAGGCAAAAACCGGCGTTTCAGCTCAAATTTCAACTTGGCTTATGGGTATCTTTGTGTTTTTCGATGACTACGCAAACGCCCTAATCGTTGGTCCTATCATGAGACCAATAAGCGATAAATTTAAAATAAGCCGCGAAAAGCTAGCCTTCATCATTGACGCTACTGCAGCACCGATTGCTGGTATCGCTATCATCTCTACATGGGTCGGACTTGAGGTTTCGCTCATCGAAAAGGGCTATGAGCTTATCGGCGAGACTGGCATAAACGCTTATTCTATATTTATCGAGACCATTCCATATAGATTTTATAACCTCTTTATCTTGTTTTTCATCGTTTGCACAGCCTTGATGCAACGCGAGTATGGTCCTATGCTAGCAGCTGAAAGACGCGCTAGAAGAGGCGAGCTTCACTCAGGTAAAACTCAAATTCAAGACCTTGAAGATAAAACTCTTGAGCCAAAAGAGGGTGTAAAACTAAGCGCTTCAAATGCGATCGTGCCGCTTCTTGTGCTAGTTATCGGCGCATTTACTAGCTTTTATTTTAGTGGTCTTGCTGCACTTGAGGGCGATACTCTTAAAAATGCACTTGCAAATCCGCTTTCGTTTTCAACATTTAAAGATACTTTTGGCGCAGCTGACTCTGCTACATCGCTATTTCAAGCAGCGCTCCTTGCTAGTATAGTAGCTATCACGATGGGCGTTTGGCGCAAAATTTTTGATGTAAAAGAGGCTATTAGCACATGGGTAAAGGGCTGGAAAACTATGATCATCACAGTCGTCATCTTGCTTCTTGCTTGGAGCCTTAGTGCGGTTATAAAAGAGCTTGGCACTTCAAGATATTTGGTTGATTTGCTAAGTGACTCAACACCTAAATTTATCTTGCCAGTGGCTGTTTTCATCCTTGGCTCATTTATAAGCTTCTCAACTGGTACCAGCTACGGCACTATGGGCATTTTGATGCCTCTTGCTATCCCGCTTGCTTATGCAGTGGGCAAAAACTACGGCTTAGATGGCGATGCGATGCACGCTTATATGATCGTAAATATCTCAAGCGTGCTAACTGGCGCTATCTTTGGTGATCACTGCTCGCCGATATCAGACACTACGATACTTTCATCAATGGGCGCAGGATGTAGCCATATCGATCACGTCTCAACGCAGATGATCTACGCACTTAGCGTTTGTGCGGTTTGTGTGCTTGTTGGCTACTTGCCGGTCGCACTTGGTCTTAGCGTTTGGATCGCACTTCCTTGCGGATTTTTAGCGATCTGGGCTTTGGTTAGATTTGTCGGTAAAAAAGTCGAAGAGAAAGCGGCATAA
- a CDS encoding SDR family NAD(P)-dependent oxidoreductase has protein sequence MKKTAFVTGATSGFGEAIARRLSQEGYKIVALARREDRLKKLASELGDTHIIVADIRDKKAVFDAVDSLPDKFKDIEVLVNNAGLALGQEKTIDAKVEDFETMIDTNVKGLIYSTKAVLPLLYKQEKGYIFNLGSTAGSWPYPGSNVYGATKAFVKQFSLNLRNDLVGTNIRVTNIEPGLCKTEFSEVRFKGDKAKADSIYEHTNFITAEDIATILLNCLNMPGSVNINRVEVMANTQTWAGLAIEKF, from the coding sequence ATGAAAAAGACAGCTTTTGTGACAGGTGCGACATCTGGCTTTGGCGAGGCGATCGCTAGAAGACTCTCACAAGAGGGCTACAAGATAGTAGCTCTTGCAAGGCGCGAAGATAGGCTAAAAAAGCTTGCTAGCGAGCTTGGCGATACGCACATCATCGTAGCTGACATACGTGATAAAAAGGCTGTTTTTGACGCAGTTGATAGCCTGCCTGATAAATTTAAAGATATCGAAGTGCTTGTAAATAACGCTGGACTTGCCTTGGGACAAGAAAAGACGATAGATGCGAAGGTAGAGGACTTTGAGACGATGATAGATACAAATGTAAAGGGTCTTATCTACTCTACAAAGGCGGTTTTGCCGCTACTTTACAAGCAAGAAAAGGGCTATATCTTTAATCTTGGCTCAACAGCTGGCTCGTGGCCGTATCCTGGCAGTAACGTTTATGGCGCTACAAAGGCCTTTGTAAAGCAGTTTAGTCTAAATTTAAGAAACGATCTAGTTGGCACAAATATCAGGGTGACAAACATCGAGCCAGGTCTTTGCAAGACTGAATTTAGCGAAGTTAGGTTTAAGGGCGATAAGGCAAAGGCTGATAGCATCTACGAGCATACAAATTTCATCACAGCTGAAGATATAGCGACCATTTTGCTTAACTGCCTAAATATGCCTGGGAGTGTAAATATAAACAGGGTCGAAGTCATGGCAAACACGCAGACTTGGGCTGGACTTGCGATAGAAAAATTTTAA
- a CDS encoding ankyrin repeat domain-containing protein: MKKVAFFLFFSSFLFVNLHALECGDLAKKESFKTTPNELAYANEGLFYCDGSLLNLKEVKELFDASVAVRSESQSCVGEGVYRENLNKFRWVLLKASFAPEIYQKELAKPEAAEAQKDAQMEYFRYWANESLFNFLKYKKFSEAYKNAQTPLVKFYEALGIDSASAAYYATSVINEFLSFSVGKKVNKAKTLTSEQKTMAQKLSQDELANLLYSKNFTTAELTNLLDIALLNDKNSEMIEEIIRRGADLNLGDETPLFFALKNLENVKILLKNRADVNHKNFFGKSALFYAVQFEDAPLCELLLKSGANANESYIDEQSKMNMINLGMMQVEDTCGLEHTNRSVFMHAAAHATPEILKLLIDNGADMNATDDAGFNALDYAIKDKNEKNIKFLEELGLKPNFN; this comes from the coding sequence ATGAAAAAAGTAGCTTTTTTTCTCTTTTTTAGCAGTTTTCTTTTTGTAAATTTACACGCATTAGAGTGCGGTGATCTTGCTAAAAAAGAGAGCTTTAAAACTACTCCAAACGAGCTTGCTTATGCGAATGAGGGGCTATTTTATTGCGATGGCTCGCTTTTAAATTTAAAAGAGGTAAAAGAGCTTTTTGATGCAAGTGTAGCTGTGAGGAGTGAGTCTCAAAGCTGCGTTGGCGAGGGCGTTTATAGAGAAAATTTAAATAAATTTAGATGGGTCTTGCTAAAGGCTTCGTTTGCTCCTGAAATCTACCAAAAAGAGCTTGCAAAGCCAGAGGCTGCTGAGGCTCAAAAAGACGCTCAGATGGAGTACTTTAGATACTGGGCGAATGAGAGCTTGTTTAACTTTTTAAAATATAAAAAATTTAGCGAAGCTTATAAAAACGCTCAAACTCCGCTGGTTAAATTTTATGAGGCTTTAGGCATCGATAGTGCGAGTGCTGCTTACTACGCAACTAGCGTGATAAATGAGTTTTTAAGCTTTAGCGTCGGCAAAAAGGTAAATAAGGCTAAGACTCTAACTTCTGAGCAAAAGACGATGGCTCAAAAGTTAAGTCAAGACGAGCTTGCAAATTTGCTCTACTCAAAAAATTTCACTACCGCTGAGCTTACAAATTTGCTTGATATCGCACTGCTAAATGACAAAAATAGCGAGATGATAGAAGAGATCATAAGGCGCGGGGCGGATCTAAATTTAGGCGATGAGACGCCGCTCTTTTTTGCCCTTAAAAATTTAGAAAATGTAAAAATTTTGCTTAAAAATAGAGCCGATGTAAATCACAAAAATTTCTTTGGCAAAAGTGCGCTTTTTTACGCTGTGCAGTTTGAGGATGCACCTCTTTGCGAGCTTTTGCTAAAAAGCGGGGCAAATGCAAACGAGAGCTACATCGACGAGCAGTCTAAGATGAATATGATAAATTTAGGCATGATGCAAGTAGAGGATACGTGTGGTTTGGAGCACACAAACAGAAGCGTTTTCATGCATGCAGCAGCTCACGCGACGCCAGAAATTTTAAAGCTTTTGATAGATAACGGCGCTGATATGAACGCCACTGATGATGCGGGATTTAACGCGCTTGATTATGCGATTAAAGATAAAAACGAAAAAAATATTAAATTTTTAGAAGAGCTTGGCTTAAAACCAAATTTTAATTAG